One genomic segment of Hordeum vulgare subsp. vulgare chromosome 2H, MorexV3_pseudomolecules_assembly, whole genome shotgun sequence includes these proteins:
- the LOC123424706 gene encoding cytochrome b-c1 complex subunit 10, mitochondrial — translation MALPASSSTLSRFLSSRRIQPADVTALATWGVAAGSAAIYLVQPFDWIKKTFFEKPEPEA, via the exons ATGGCTCTCCCGGCGTCCAGCTCCACCCTCTCCCGCTTCCTCTCCTCCCGCCGCATCCAGCCCGCCGACGTCACCGCCCTCGCCACCTGGGGCGTCGCCGCCGGCAGCGCCGCCATCTACCTCGTCCAG CCATTTGACTGGATCAAGAAAACCTTCTTCGAGAAGCCCGAGCCAGAGGCATGA